The following coding sequences lie in one Flavobacterium cyclinae genomic window:
- a CDS encoding acyltransferase family protein has product MFGLPIDLNKRKHGLDIARAIAISLVVFAHSLWISDFFPPVLSWFMQLSGTIGVEIFFIISGFLIGKIVLRMFEKEDFSFLVIMGFLKRRWFRTLPNYYLILFINVLLWYLIYKEMPEKLYLYFVYLQNITQTSPDFYRVSWSLAVEQFCYIIGPFTLLFLVKIFPQVNRGYLFLGMSLFMLALFFGARIYFNTTHELTSITDWNQSLRKVTIYRLDAIYYGFVLYYLYYKKYITEKLNSSFFVLGLFGIFTLHVLIFIFGIQAENYPFFFNVLYLPLNSVSICLIIPYLVSIKLKETLFLKWVTLLSIISYSIYLLHYTVILHVIKVLFPSENLRGLSLFGYTLFYWFLVVFLSYLLYRFFEKPMTNLREKNIFN; this is encoded by the coding sequence ATGTTTGGACTGCCAATTGATTTAAATAAACGAAAGCATGGATTAGATATTGCAAGAGCTATTGCAATATCTTTAGTTGTTTTTGCTCATTCTCTTTGGATAAGTGATTTTTTTCCTCCTGTTTTGAGTTGGTTTATGCAGTTGAGTGGAACCATTGGAGTGGAAATATTCTTTATAATCAGTGGGTTTCTAATTGGTAAAATTGTTCTTCGAATGTTTGAAAAAGAAGATTTTTCTTTTTTAGTAATCATGGGTTTTTTAAAACGTCGATGGTTTAGAACGTTGCCAAATTACTATTTAATTCTATTCATAAATGTGTTGCTTTGGTATTTAATTTACAAGGAAATGCCAGAAAAACTATATCTTTATTTTGTTTATTTACAAAATATAACTCAGACTTCTCCTGATTTTTACAGAGTTTCGTGGAGTTTGGCGGTTGAACAGTTTTGTTATATCATTGGTCCTTTTACCTTGTTGTTTTTGGTTAAGATATTTCCTCAAGTTAATAGAGGATATTTGTTTTTAGGGATGAGCTTGTTTATGTTAGCATTGTTTTTTGGAGCAAGAATTTACTTTAATACAACACATGAGTTAACTTCTATAACAGATTGGAATCAATCCTTGAGAAAAGTAACAATTTATAGATTAGATGCAATTTATTATGGATTTGTTCTTTACTATTTGTATTATAAAAAATATATTACTGAAAAATTAAATTCTAGTTTTTTTGTATTGGGGCTATTCGGAATTTTTACTCTTCATGTTTTGATTTTTATTTTTGGAATTCAAGCTGAAAATTACCCTTTTTTCTTCAATGTGCTTTATTTGCCATTAAATTCTGTTTCTATTTGTTTAATAATTCCATATTTAGTATCCATTAAATTAAAAGAAACACTTTTTTTGAAATGGGTAACTTTGTTGAGTATTATTTCTTACAGTATTTATTTGTTACACTACACAGTAATACTTCATGTAATAAAGGTTTTATTTCCATCTGAAAATCTTAGAGGACTTTCTCTTTTTGGTTACACTTTGTTTTATTGGTTCTTAGTTGTGTTTTTATCTTATCTGCTCTATCGTTTTTTTGAAAAACCAATGACTAATCTCAGAGAAAAGAATATTTTTAATTGA
- a CDS encoding AAA family ATPase, producing MSDVAAIQELVQRQKALKQEIAKVIVGQDEVVHQIVMSIFSGGHALLIGVPGLAKTLMVNTISQALGLNFKRIQFTPDLMPSDILGSEILDENRHFKFIKGPIFSNIILADEINRTPPKTQAALLEAMQERAVTVAGHHYKLDLPYFVLATQNPIEQEGTYPLPEAQLDRFMFAVKLDYPSFEEEVNVVKATTSDNKPVVNALFNAQEIIDFQNVIRKLPVADNVIEYAVTLVSKTRPDNPLSNEYVKTYIDWGAGPRASQNLILAAKTNAAFNGKFSPDIEDVKAVAVGILRHRIVKNYKADAEGISEEEIIKKLF from the coding sequence ATGTCAGACGTAGCAGCCATTCAAGAATTAGTTCAAAGACAAAAAGCATTAAAACAAGAAATTGCCAAAGTAATTGTTGGTCAGGATGAAGTAGTGCATCAAATAGTGATGAGTATTTTTTCGGGCGGACATGCCTTGTTAATTGGTGTTCCAGGATTGGCAAAAACATTAATGGTAAATACTATTTCTCAAGCTTTGGGTTTGAATTTTAAAAGAATTCAATTTACTCCAGATTTAATGCCGTCGGATATTCTTGGAAGTGAAATCTTAGATGAAAATCGCCATTTTAAATTCATTAAAGGGCCAATTTTTTCTAATATCATCTTAGCTGATGAGATTAATAGAACGCCACCAAAAACGCAAGCAGCTTTGTTAGAAGCCATGCAAGAACGTGCAGTTACTGTAGCCGGACATCATTATAAATTAGATTTGCCTTATTTTGTTTTGGCAACTCAAAATCCTATTGAGCAAGAAGGAACCTATCCATTACCAGAAGCCCAATTAGACCGTTTTATGTTTGCCGTTAAATTAGATTATCCAAGTTTTGAAGAAGAAGTTAATGTAGTAAAAGCTACAACTTCAGATAATAAACCTGTGGTGAATGCTTTATTCAACGCACAAGAAATCATTGATTTTCAAAATGTAATTCGCAAACTTCCAGTGGCAGATAATGTGATTGAATATGCTGTAACTTTGGTAAGTAAAACACGTCCCGATAATCCGCTTTCCAATGAGTATGTAAAAACGTATATCGATTGGGGTGCTGGTCCAAGAGCTTCTCAAAATTTAATTTTAGCTGCAAAAACAAATGCTGCTTTTAATGGAAAGTTTTCTCCAGATATTGAAGATGTTAAAGCTGTAGCTGTTGGAATTCTTCGTCATAGAATCGTAAAAAATTATAAAGCGGATGCCGAAGGAATTTCGGAAGAAGAAATAATCAAAAAGCTGTTTTAA